In a genomic window of Flavobacteriales bacterium:
- the purN gene encoding phosphoribosylglycinamide formyltransferase, with product MKRIAVLASGSGSNAQRLIEHFAQHPLAQVALVGSDQPGAGALRRAWDLHVPSYLFAGKDLRDGALLRELQGQRIDLVVLAGFMRMIPAEMVRAFPERIVNIHPSLLPKYGGKGMFGEHVHRAVIAAGETESGITIHLVNDRYDEGRILFQAKCSVLPSDTPGSLADRVHALEHEHYPHIVESLLAA from the coding sequence ATGAAGCGCATCGCCGTGCTGGCCTCTGGCTCCGGCTCCAACGCCCAACGGCTCATCGAGCACTTCGCGCAGCACCCGCTTGCGCAGGTGGCGCTGGTAGGCAGTGATCAGCCGGGCGCGGGCGCGCTCCGGCGCGCTTGGGACCTGCATGTGCCAAGCTACCTCTTTGCGGGCAAGGACCTGAGGGATGGCGCTTTGCTGCGCGAGCTGCAAGGGCAGCGCATCGACCTGGTCGTGCTCGCGGGCTTCATGCGCATGATACCTGCTGAAATGGTGCGCGCCTTTCCTGAGCGCATCGTGAACATCCATCCGTCGCTGTTGCCCAAGTATGGCGGCAAGGGCATGTTCGGCGAGCATGTGCATCGCGCGGTGATCGCTGCTGGCGAGACCGAGAGCGGCATCACCATCCATCTGGTGAATGACCGCTACGATGAGGGCCGAATCCTCTTTCAGGCGAAGTGCTCCGTGCTGCCATCGGATACGCCCGGATCATTGGCCGACCGCGTGCATGCGCTGGAACATGAGCATTATCCGCATATCGTTGAATCTCTCCTTGCAGCCTGA
- a CDS encoding nitroreductase family protein: MADSHAFLPLAFIRLAPEEMLKRARAFHGELDRRRTVRHFSAEPVPLEVIQEVVRAASTAPSGAHKQPWTFVAVGDPELKRRIREAAEEEERINYGGRMSEEWLNDLKPFGTDADKPFLEIAPWLVVVFKRAYETEANGRKHQNYYVNESVGIATGMLLAAAHLAGLATLTHTPSPMNFLTQVLGRPENERPFLLIPMGFPAEGCQVPRLVRKPLDQVLVVHK; this comes from the coding sequence ATGGCCGATTCACATGCCTTCCTTCCATTGGCGTTCATCCGCCTGGCTCCCGAAGAGATGCTCAAGCGCGCGCGTGCCTTCCATGGTGAGCTGGACCGTCGCCGAACCGTGCGCCACTTCAGCGCCGAACCGGTGCCGCTAGAAGTGATCCAAGAGGTGGTGCGAGCGGCCAGCACAGCACCTAGCGGCGCGCATAAGCAGCCGTGGACCTTCGTCGCCGTTGGCGACCCGGAACTCAAACGGCGCATCCGCGAGGCCGCCGAGGAGGAGGAGCGCATCAACTATGGAGGTCGCATGAGCGAGGAGTGGCTCAATGACCTCAAGCCCTTCGGAACCGATGCCGATAAGCCGTTCCTCGAGATCGCACCTTGGCTGGTGGTGGTGTTCAAGCGCGCGTACGAGACCGAAGCCAATGGCCGCAAGCACCAGAACTACTATGTGAACGAGAGCGTAGGCATTGCCACCGGGATGCTATTGGCGGCTGCCCACCTCGCCGGGCTGGCCACGCTCACACATACACCAAGCCCCATGAACTTCCTCACACAAGTGCTGGGCCGCCCCGAGAACGAGCGGCCCTTCCTCCTGATTCCCATGGGATTCCCGGCCGAGGGATGCCAAGTGCCGCGCTTGGTCAGGAAGCCCTTGGATCAAGTGCTGGTGGTGCATAAGTAG
- a CDS encoding acyl carrier protein, producing MSDIKSRVIAIIVDKLGVDQNEVTLEASFTNDLGADSLDTVELIMEFEKEFNIAIPDDQAEKIQTVGQAVEYVEKNAK from the coding sequence ATGTCGGACATCAAGTCGAGGGTAATCGCGATTATCGTGGATAAGCTCGGGGTCGATCAGAACGAGGTCACTCTGGAAGCCAGCTTCACGAACGATCTGGGTGCTGACAGCCTCGATACCGTCGAGCTCATCATGGAGTTCGAGAAGGAGTTCAACATCGCCATCCCCGACGACCAGGCCGAAAAGATCCAGACCGTGGGTCAGGCCGTGGAGTACGTGGAGAAGAACGCGAAGTAA
- the fabF gene encoding beta-ketoacyl-ACP synthase II, with protein sequence MQLRRVVVTGLGALTPIGNTLKDYWEGLVSGRSGAAPITKFDASKFKTRFACEVKGFNPEDFLDRKEARKMDPFAQYALVCSDEALKDSGLLDSGVDRDRVGVIWGSGIGGLKTFQDECIAFGRGDGTPRFNPFFIPKMIADSAAGLISMRHTLRGPSYVTVSACASSNNSMIDAYNYIRLGTCVACVTGGSEAAIYEAGVGGFNALHAMSTRNDDPATASRPYDKDRDGFVLGEGGAGIVLEDLEHALARGARIYCEVVGGGMSSDAYHITAPHPEGLGAELCMKAALKDAGMQPSEIDYVNTHGTSTPIGDPQEVKAIQRLFGEHSYTLNISATKSMTGHLLGGAGAIEGVAAIMAIHTGIVPPTINHFTDDPEIDPALNFTFNTAQRRTVNAALSNTFGFGGHNTSVIFRKHS encoded by the coding sequence ATGCAGCTCAGGCGTGTGGTCGTCACTGGTCTGGGCGCGCTCACACCCATCGGGAACACCCTCAAGGACTACTGGGAGGGCTTGGTGAGCGGCCGAAGCGGAGCCGCGCCCATCACCAAGTTCGACGCCAGCAAGTTCAAGACGCGTTTTGCCTGCGAGGTCAAGGGCTTCAACCCGGAGGATTTCCTTGATCGCAAGGAGGCCCGGAAGATGGACCCCTTCGCGCAGTACGCGCTGGTGTGCTCCGATGAGGCGCTCAAGGACAGCGGACTGCTCGATAGCGGCGTTGACCGAGACCGCGTGGGCGTGATTTGGGGCAGCGGCATTGGCGGGCTGAAGACCTTCCAAGACGAATGCATCGCCTTCGGCCGTGGCGATGGCACCCCGCGCTTCAACCCGTTCTTCATCCCGAAGATGATCGCTGACAGCGCGGCTGGGCTGATCAGCATGCGACATACGTTGCGCGGCCCGAGCTACGTGACAGTGAGCGCCTGCGCATCGAGCAACAACTCGATGATCGACGCTTATAACTACATCCGCTTGGGCACCTGCGTGGCCTGCGTCACCGGCGGCAGCGAAGCGGCGATCTATGAGGCGGGAGTGGGCGGCTTCAATGCCTTGCACGCCATGAGCACGCGGAACGACGATCCCGCCACGGCATCGCGTCCTTACGATAAGGACCGCGACGGCTTCGTGCTCGGTGAGGGCGGGGCCGGCATTGTGCTCGAGGACCTTGAGCACGCCCTCGCACGCGGCGCCAGAATCTACTGCGAGGTGGTGGGCGGCGGCATGAGCAGTGATGCCTACCACATCACCGCGCCGCACCCCGAAGGCCTCGGCGCAGAGCTGTGCATGAAAGCCGCATTGAAGGATGCCGGCATGCAACCCTCGGAGATCGACTATGTGAATACGCATGGCACCAGCACGCCCATCGGTGACCCGCAAGAGGTGAAAGCGATCCAACGGCTCTTCGGCGAGCACAGCTACACGCTGAACATCAGCGCCACCAAGAGCATGACAGGGCACCTGCTCGGCGGCGCCGGCGCCATCGAGGGCGTGGCCGCCATCATGGCCATCCACACGGGCATCGTGCCGCCCACGATCAACCACTTCACGGACGATCCCGAGATCGACCCGGCGCTGAACTTCACCTTCAACACGGCCCAGCGCCGAACGGTGAACGCCGCCCTGAGCAACACCTTCGGTTTCGGAGGGCACAACACCTCGGTGATCTTCCGAAAGCACAGCTAG
- the rnc gene encoding ribonuclease III, whose protein sequence is MIARLFSRARSPEERRVRLWCRQTLGITPGDLPLYRTALRHVSAVPDDRPDLPDNERLEFLGDAVLDAIIGNLLFNRYPDQGEGFLTRMRSKLVSRTQLNALAKRIGIERVIETTVARAHESSVPGNALEALIGAIFLDKGFERTRKVVVGLITQHFDLNEIEKEDRDGKSRLLEWGQKRRKKVEFIVREGGGGRGRHYLAEVRIGGELKGTGKGNSKKTAEQDAAQSAFRSMRSRRAKPREPDADDSRRAPGTPL, encoded by the coding sequence GTGATCGCACGCCTATTCAGCCGCGCACGCAGCCCCGAAGAGCGTCGGGTGCGGCTGTGGTGCCGCCAGACCTTGGGCATCACCCCGGGCGACCTTCCGCTGTACCGCACTGCGCTGCGCCATGTGAGCGCCGTGCCCGACGACCGGCCCGACCTTCCCGATAACGAGAGGCTCGAGTTCCTCGGGGACGCCGTGCTCGATGCCATCATCGGCAACCTGCTCTTCAACCGGTATCCTGACCAGGGCGAGGGCTTCCTGACGCGCATGCGGAGCAAGCTCGTGAGCCGCACGCAGCTCAACGCCCTGGCCAAACGCATCGGCATCGAGCGCGTGATCGAGACCACCGTGGCGCGCGCCCACGAATCGAGCGTTCCGGGGAATGCGCTGGAAGCCTTGATCGGCGCGATCTTCCTCGATAAGGGGTTCGAGCGGACACGCAAGGTGGTGGTTGGCCTCATCACGCAGCATTTCGACCTGAACGAGATCGAGAAGGAGGACCGCGATGGCAAGAGCCGCCTGCTGGAATGGGGGCAGAAACGCCGGAAGAAGGTCGAGTTCATCGTGCGCGAGGGCGGCGGTGGGCGAGGGAGGCATTATTTGGCCGAGGTGCGCATCGGCGGCGAACTGAAAGGAACCGGCAAGGGCAACAGCAAGAAGACCGCCGAGCAGGATGCCGCGCAGAGCGCCTTCCGCAGCATGCGGTCGCGGCGCGCAAAACCCCGGGAGCCTGATGCGGACGATTCGAGAAGGGCGCCGGGAACGCCGCTGTGA
- a CDS encoding IPExxxVDY family protein, with amino-acid sequence MAKHKLVDEEEDTAQKVSVIGISCHVPDYRLCWALNLSLGLGLERRRTDIVEHVRGKDLHYPVFQQVGADGMAVWWLICNLCGKRRLIADQKQADYFLVIDQETAEREADLILRLRSTEFVLLAYPVDINESRNGHKLLL; translated from the coding sequence ATGGCCAAGCACAAGCTGGTTGACGAGGAGGAAGATACCGCCCAGAAGGTGTCGGTGATCGGCATCAGCTGCCATGTGCCAGACTATCGCCTTTGCTGGGCGCTTAACCTGTCCTTGGGCCTAGGTCTCGAACGCCGCAGGACAGACATCGTGGAGCATGTCCGTGGCAAGGACCTGCACTATCCCGTGTTCCAGCAGGTTGGTGCCGACGGCATGGCCGTTTGGTGGCTGATCTGCAACCTATGCGGCAAGAGAAGGCTCATCGCAGACCAGAAGCAGGCCGACTACTTCCTCGTGATCGACCAAGAGACCGCCGAGCGGGAAGCGGACCTTATCCTGCGGCTTCGATCCACCGAATTCGTGCTGCTCGCATACCCCGTCGACATCAATGAATCGCGCAACGGCCACAAGTTGTTGCTTTGA
- the pyk gene encoding pyruvate kinase, giving the protein MNEPKTKIVATLGPASASREVLRDMMLSGMDVCRLNFSHGSYDFYTELIGTIRSLNAELGLTTAILADLQGPKLRVGAMENGPIELKGGDLLTITTDELLGKPGLVSTSYKQFPQDVKPGELVLLDDGKLRLEVVGTDGRTEVSTRVLHGGMLSANKGINLPNTRVSLPCLTPKDRADLDFALENDVDWVGLSFVRSARDIIELKGVIQQREKHARVIAKIEKPEALKEIDEIIREADALMVARGDLGVEIPMEKVPLVQKDIIKRCLLQHRPVIVATQMMESMITSFTPTRAEVNDVANAVLDHADAVMLSAETSVGKYPIEVVRAMNRILLEMESSEAMFNVEQPDLELKDRMVTDTICMAAVRMAAAIDIKAIVTMTHSGYTAYKISSMRPKANVYAFTSNRRILNQLNLVWGVRAQYYDKTVSTDHTIADIKHILRSGRFVQKGDLVVNVASMPIAEQGMANMLKLSAA; this is encoded by the coding sequence ATGAATGAACCAAAGACCAAGATCGTGGCCACGCTTGGCCCCGCTAGCGCATCGCGCGAGGTGCTGCGCGACATGATGCTGAGCGGCATGGATGTGTGCCGGCTCAACTTCAGCCATGGCAGCTATGACTTCTACACCGAGCTGATCGGGACCATCCGCTCGCTCAACGCGGAACTCGGCCTCACCACGGCAATCCTAGCTGACCTGCAAGGCCCGAAACTGCGCGTAGGAGCCATGGAGAACGGCCCTATCGAATTGAAGGGCGGGGACCTGCTCACCATCACCACCGACGAGCTTCTGGGCAAGCCCGGCCTGGTGAGCACCAGCTACAAGCAATTCCCGCAGGACGTGAAGCCCGGAGAGCTCGTGCTTCTCGACGATGGCAAGCTGCGCTTGGAGGTTGTGGGCACGGATGGCCGCACCGAAGTGAGTACCCGCGTGCTGCACGGCGGGATGCTCAGCGCGAACAAAGGCATCAATCTGCCCAACACGCGCGTGAGCCTGCCCTGCCTTACCCCGAAGGACCGGGCCGACCTGGACTTCGCGCTGGAGAACGATGTTGATTGGGTGGGCCTGAGCTTCGTGCGCAGCGCTCGCGACATCATCGAGCTGAAGGGCGTGATCCAGCAACGCGAGAAGCATGCACGAGTGATCGCCAAGATCGAGAAGCCCGAGGCCCTCAAGGAGATCGACGAGATCATCCGCGAGGCTGATGCGCTCATGGTGGCCCGCGGCGACCTCGGCGTGGAGATCCCGATGGAGAAGGTGCCGCTGGTCCAGAAGGACATCATCAAGCGTTGCCTGCTTCAGCATCGTCCGGTGATCGTGGCCACGCAGATGATGGAGAGCATGATCACCAGCTTCACGCCCACGCGCGCCGAGGTGAATGATGTGGCCAACGCCGTGCTCGACCACGCCGATGCCGTGATGCTCAGCGCTGAGACCAGCGTGGGCAAGTACCCCATAGAGGTGGTGCGCGCCATGAACCGCATCCTGCTCGAGATGGAGAGCAGCGAGGCCATGTTCAACGTGGAGCAACCGGACCTGGAGCTGAAGGACCGCATGGTCACCGACACGATCTGCATGGCGGCGGTACGCATGGCCGCCGCCATCGACATCAAGGCCATCGTGACCATGACCCATAGCGGCTACACCGCCTACAAGATCAGCAGCATGCGGCCCAAGGCAAACGTGTACGCCTTCACCAGCAACCGCCGGATCCTCAATCAGCTCAACCTGGTATGGGGCGTGCGGGCACAGTACTATGACAAGACCGTGAGCACGGACCACACCATCGCCGACATCAAGCACATCCTGCGCAGCGGGCGCTTCGTGCAGAAGGGCGACTTGGTGGTGAATGTGGCCAGCATGCCCATCGCGGAGCAGGGCATGGCGAACATGCTGAAGCTGAGCGCGGCCTAA
- a CDS encoding T9SS type A sorting domain-containing protein → MLDIPASGRYDDAYFINADTGWAAGGPNGWIRKTVNGGQAWALQFTSPHYLRSIEFLNADTGFAGSLNGRLYRTTDGGSTWSNIAGNMAPPPPGICGLAAVGSTTIHACGLWAAPAYVYSSVDAGGTWTYTDMSGLATRLVDIHFTHPDTGFATGTADPAFNGGVILRTTDGGASWSVVHQTSTLTDIVWKIQRLTAQLWYASIYSEPTNDDTRMLRSSDGGITWEQVLVSDDYTYVEAIGFIDPQHGWTGGDDRLWETTDGGATWTEIALGDSYNRFFRVNESTAYLTGQKIYKYLGDLTTQVSAEAAIPPSHSLRVTPNPSGGRLQVEVVLDRSTIVDLRIVNSSGSTVRQLLRSNAANPGAHRFSADLSKEGAGAYLVVLKTNEGMRWEKAIIGQ, encoded by the coding sequence GTGCTGGACATCCCCGCTTCCGGACGTTACGATGACGCCTACTTCATCAACGCCGATACCGGCTGGGCGGCTGGCGGCCCGAACGGATGGATCCGCAAGACGGTGAATGGCGGTCAGGCCTGGGCGCTCCAATTCACATCGCCCCATTACCTGCGCAGCATTGAATTCCTGAACGCTGACACGGGTTTCGCAGGCTCGTTGAACGGAAGACTCTACCGCACCACCGACGGCGGCAGCACCTGGAGCAACATCGCGGGAAACATGGCTCCTCCACCACCCGGGATCTGCGGACTTGCGGCCGTCGGAAGCACAACGATCCATGCCTGTGGCCTATGGGCCGCGCCAGCCTATGTGTACTCATCGGTCGACGCCGGCGGCACCTGGACGTACACGGACATGAGCGGATTGGCCACACGGCTGGTCGACATCCACTTCACGCATCCGGATACCGGATTCGCGACGGGCACGGCCGATCCCGCATTCAATGGCGGCGTGATCCTGCGCACCACCGACGGCGGGGCCTCCTGGAGCGTGGTGCATCAAACCAGCACGCTCACGGATATCGTCTGGAAGATCCAGCGCCTCACCGCGCAGCTCTGGTATGCCAGCATTTACAGTGAGCCCACCAACGATGACACCCGCATGCTGCGCAGCAGCGATGGAGGCATCACATGGGAGCAGGTGCTCGTTAGCGACGATTACACGTATGTGGAGGCGATCGGCTTCATTGATCCGCAGCACGGATGGACGGGAGGGGATGATCGGCTATGGGAGACCACGGATGGCGGAGCGACATGGACGGAGATCGCCCTCGGCGACAGCTACAACCGGTTCTTCAGGGTGAACGAGAGCACAGCCTACCTCACGGGCCAGAAGATCTATAAGTATCTGGGTGATCTCACAACGCAGGTATCGGCGGAGGCTGCTATTCCGCCATCGCACTCGCTACGCGTAACGCCGAACCCATCCGGCGGGCGCCTCCAAGTGGAAGTCGTGCTCGACCGCAGCACCATCGTTGATCTGCGCATCGTGAATTCCAGCGGGAGCACGGTTCGGCAGCTGTTAAGGAGCAACGCGGCGAATCCCGGGGCGCATCGATTCAGCGCGGACCTGTCCAAGGAAGGGGCCGGCGCGTATCTGGTGGTGCTGAAGACCAACGAGGGCATGCGCTGGGAGAAGGCGATAATTGGCCAGTAG
- a CDS encoding VOC family protein, whose protein sequence is MGSTSGRHHIKLKDFVNWFEIPVYDIHRAARFYGTIYSMEMEVAANGEFAMAYFPADKGIGGALIAGPGCVPSDTGTLIYLNAGNDMDAILGRIDLAGGRVIMPKSLISESAGSFALFIDSEGNRVALHEKPIEASPKHPADRKPAAAKRAAKKTAGKKAKRP, encoded by the coding sequence ATGGGCAGCACTTCAGGCAGGCACCACATCAAGCTTAAGGACTTCGTCAACTGGTTCGAGATACCCGTGTACGACATCCACCGTGCTGCGCGGTTCTATGGCACCATCTACAGCATGGAGATGGAGGTGGCGGCGAACGGCGAGTTCGCCATGGCATACTTCCCTGCTGACAAGGGGATCGGTGGCGCGCTCATCGCAGGCCCCGGGTGCGTGCCTAGCGATACCGGCACGCTCATCTACCTCAACGCTGGAAACGACATGGATGCCATCCTTGGTCGCATCGATCTGGCCGGCGGACGCGTGATCATGCCCAAGTCGCTCATCAGCGAATCGGCAGGCTCCTTCGCGCTATTCATCGATAGCGAGGGCAACCGTGTGGCGCTGCATGAGAAGCCCATTGAGGCCAGCCCTAAGCATCCTGCGGACCGCAAGCCTGCTGCTGCGAAAAGAGCCGCTAAGAAGACAGCGGGCAAGAAGGCGAAGCGCCCTTAG
- a CDS encoding carbon-nitrogen hydrolase family protein — protein sequence MKPFSIAGIQMRVGSAHSNVEAMKTKLDLLMAIYPWVDMVLFSELCAYGPHIIHAQPVPGEFEQEMCAMAAKHGIWLLPGSIFERTKNAAGETVIYNTASVIDPEGSVVARYRKMFPFYPYEVGVTGGDEFCVFDIPEVGRFGVSICYDMWFPETTRTLAVMGAEVILHPTLTGTIDREIELSIARSSAAINQCYFFDINGLDAGGSGRSIVCGPEGRIVYQADVNEEFIPIEINLEKVRRSRELGVLRLGQPLKSFRDRPVEFGIYAPGVKHPHLEGLGPLIKPTRVQELTELEVKDETRAHELPKHIISAYRPTSDPSAI from the coding sequence ATGAAACCCTTCTCCATCGCCGGCATCCAGATGCGCGTGGGCTCTGCCCACAGCAACGTCGAGGCCATGAAGACCAAGCTCGACCTGCTCATGGCCATCTATCCATGGGTGGACATGGTGCTGTTCAGCGAGCTGTGCGCCTATGGCCCGCACATCATCCATGCGCAGCCCGTGCCCGGCGAGTTCGAGCAGGAGATGTGCGCCATGGCCGCCAAGCACGGCATCTGGCTGCTGCCGGGAAGCATCTTCGAACGCACGAAGAACGCAGCAGGAGAAACGGTCATCTACAATACCGCCAGCGTGATCGACCCAGAAGGCAGCGTGGTTGCGCGCTACCGCAAGATGTTCCCCTTCTACCCGTACGAAGTGGGCGTTACCGGCGGCGATGAGTTCTGCGTGTTCGACATCCCCGAGGTGGGCCGCTTCGGCGTGAGCATCTGCTACGACATGTGGTTCCCGGAGACCACGCGCACCCTGGCCGTGATGGGCGCCGAGGTGATCCTGCACCCTACGCTCACGGGGACCATCGACCGCGAGATCGAGCTGAGCATCGCGCGCTCCAGCGCAGCCATCAACCAATGCTACTTCTTCGACATCAATGGCCTCGATGCGGGCGGAAGCGGGCGTAGCATCGTTTGCGGGCCAGAGGGCCGCATCGTTTACCAGGCCGATGTGAACGAGGAGTTCATACCGATCGAGATCAACCTGGAGAAAGTGCGGCGTAGCCGTGAACTTGGCGTGCTGCGCTTGGGCCAGCCGCTGAAGAGCTTCCGCGACCGCCCCGTGGAGTTCGGCATCTATGCGCCCGGCGTGAAGCACCCGCACCTGGAAGGCCTCGGGCCATTGATCAAGCCCACGCGTGTGCAAGAGCTCACGGAACTTGAAGTGAAGGACGAGACGCGCGCGCACGAATTGCCGAAGCACATCATCAGCGCATACCGCCCAACTAGCGATCCGAGCGCAATCTGA
- a CDS encoding aspartate aminotransferase family protein, which produces MTEQLTRSQELIARRKAAVPNGVGMFNYATATKAIGATIIDEDGRELIDFAGGIGVVNAGHCPPPVVKAIQEQAEKFLHVSFNVASYEPYIALCEKLNALLPHGGPTKTLLVNTGAEAVENAVKIARQATKRSGILCFTDAFHGRTMMAMTLTSKVGYKPDCGPFAPEVYRTQYPNFYRYGDRLSEAEFVKAELHRLEELSHNTVSPNELAAIIIEVVQGEGGFNVAPAGYLKGLRAFCDKHGILLIFDEVQAGFGRTGAWSAYEHFGVVPDLSTWAKSLGSGMPIAAVMGKAAIMDKAGPSSIGGTYIGNPVSCAAALATLRYMEEIDINAKGRHVGGVIRKRFEQMKAKHACIGDVRGLGAMMAMEFVKNGDPLQPDADTCTALMNACAKRDLVVISAGTNKNIIRVLSPLVISDELLNKGLDIMEEELDKITG; this is translated from the coding sequence ATGACCGAGCAACTCACCAGGAGCCAGGAGCTCATCGCCCGCCGAAAGGCCGCCGTGCCGAACGGCGTGGGCATGTTCAACTATGCCACCGCCACCAAGGCCATTGGCGCCACCATCATCGATGAGGATGGCCGCGAATTGATCGACTTTGCTGGCGGTATCGGTGTCGTGAATGCAGGCCATTGCCCGCCGCCAGTAGTGAAGGCGATCCAGGAGCAGGCGGAGAAGTTCCTGCATGTGAGCTTCAATGTGGCCAGCTATGAGCCGTACATCGCCCTATGCGAGAAGCTCAATGCGCTGCTCCCGCACGGCGGCCCAACGAAGACGCTGCTGGTGAACACCGGCGCCGAAGCGGTGGAGAATGCCGTCAAGATTGCGCGGCAAGCCACGAAACGGAGCGGCATCCTCTGCTTCACGGATGCCTTCCACGGGCGCACCATGATGGCCATGACGCTCACCAGCAAGGTGGGCTACAAGCCGGACTGCGGACCCTTCGCGCCAGAAGTCTATCGCACGCAATACCCGAACTTCTATCGATATGGCGACCGCCTCAGTGAAGCAGAATTCGTGAAGGCGGAGCTGCATCGGCTGGAAGAGCTCTCCCATAACACGGTGTCCCCGAACGAGCTGGCGGCCATCATCATTGAGGTGGTGCAGGGCGAAGGCGGATTCAACGTTGCGCCGGCCGGTTACCTGAAAGGACTGCGGGCGTTCTGCGACAAGCACGGCATCCTGCTCATTTTCGATGAGGTGCAGGCGGGTTTCGGTCGCACCGGGGCGTGGAGCGCGTATGAGCACTTCGGCGTGGTGCCGGACCTGAGCACCTGGGCCAAGAGCCTGGGCAGCGGCATGCCGATCGCTGCCGTGATGGGCAAGGCGGCCATCATGGATAAGGCCGGCCCCAGCAGCATCGGCGGCACGTACATCGGCAACCCGGTGAGCTGCGCCGCCGCGCTCGCCACGCTGAGATACATGGAGGAGATTGATATCAACGCGAAGGGCAGGCATGTGGGGGGCGTGATCCGCAAGCGCTTCGAGCAGATGAAGGCGAAGCATGCGTGCATCGGTGATGTGCGCGGCCTTGGCGCCATGATGGCCATGGAATTCGTGAAGAACGGCGACCCGCTTCAGCCGGATGCCGACACGTGCACCGCGCTCATGAACGCCTGCGCCAAGCGTGATCTGGTGGTGATCTCCGCCGGAACCAACAAGAACATCATCCGCGTCCTTAGCCCGCTCGTGATCAGCGATGAGCTGCTGAACAAGGGGCTCGACATCATGGAGGAGGAGTTGGATAAAATCACAGGTTGA